A stretch of the Azorhizobium caulinodans ORS 571 genome encodes the following:
- a CDS encoding SLC13 family permease, which yields MGLWATAALPEIVTTFLFFALATLTVVAPPPVVFSGFAASAFWLVLSGMVVGLAISRTGLAARIAQALAGPLSGSYPALIGGTVALSYALAFVMPSNMGRIALLMPIMLALCDRIGLAPGRAGRTGVVLAVGFGTFLLSASILPANVPNLVMTGAAEQLYGLRFGYLPYLVLHAPVIGIGKGVVLVLLITLLFPDRLARSEGVPRSPRTPWSAAERRLAGLLALTLLLWMTDSLHHISPAWIGIAGAALCLMPGIGVLPPEAFGQVNMRTIFYVAGLLGLVATVNASGVGDALGDALVALMPFSPETPAANFGWLLALGSALGLAVTSNGVPALLTPMAKELAAATGFSIEAVVLAQVLAFSTVILPYQAPPIIVALELGKVRIADATRLALASSALTFLLLAPLDYAWWRWLGVI from the coding sequence ATGGGACTGTGGGCGACGGCCGCGCTGCCGGAAATCGTCACCACTTTCCTGTTCTTTGCCCTCGCGACCCTCACCGTCGTCGCGCCGCCACCGGTGGTGTTCTCGGGTTTTGCCGCGTCGGCTTTCTGGCTGGTTCTCTCCGGCATGGTGGTCGGGCTCGCCATCTCGCGCACCGGACTTGCCGCCCGCATCGCGCAGGCCCTGGCCGGGCCGCTGTCCGGCTCCTATCCGGCCCTCATCGGCGGCACCGTGGCGCTCAGCTATGCGCTCGCCTTCGTCATGCCGTCCAACATGGGCCGCATCGCGCTGCTGATGCCGATCATGCTCGCCTTGTGCGATCGCATCGGCCTGGCACCCGGCCGGGCGGGGCGCACCGGCGTCGTGCTGGCTGTGGGGTTCGGCACCTTCCTGCTCTCCGCCTCCATCCTGCCGGCGAACGTGCCCAACCTCGTGATGACGGGTGCTGCCGAGCAGCTTTATGGCCTGCGCTTCGGCTATCTGCCCTATCTCGTCCTGCATGCCCCGGTGATCGGCATCGGCAAGGGCGTGGTGCTAGTGCTGCTCATCACGTTGCTCTTTCCCGATCGTCTGGCGCGCTCCGAAGGCGTGCCGAGGTCCCCGCGCACGCCCTGGAGCGCGGCGGAGCGCCGTCTCGCGGGCCTGCTGGCGCTGACCCTCCTGCTCTGGATGACCGACAGCCTGCACCACATCTCGCCAGCCTGGATCGGCATTGCGGGCGCCGCCCTGTGCCTGATGCCGGGCATCGGTGTGCTGCCCCCGGAGGCGTTCGGGCAGGTGAACATGCGCACCATCTTCTACGTGGCCGGCCTGCTCGGCCTCGTGGCGACGGTGAATGCCAGTGGCGTCGGTGATGCGCTCGGTGATGCGCTGGTCGCGCTCATGCCCTTCTCGCCGGAGACGCCGGCGGCGAATTTCGGCTGGCTGCTGGCGCTTGGCAGCGCGCTGGGGCTGGCGGTCACGTCGAACGGCGTTCCGGCCCTGCTGACGCCCATGGCGAAGGAACTGGCCGCCGCCACCGGCTTTTCCATCGAAGCCGTGGTGCTGGCGCAGGTGCTCGCCTTCTCCACCGTCATCCTGCCCTATCAGGCGCCGCCCATCATCGTGGCGCTGGAACTGGGCAAGGTGCGGATCGCCGATGCGACGCGCCTCGCCCTGGCGAGTTCCGCGCTCACCTTCCTCCTGCTTGCGCCGCTCGATTATGCGTGGTGGCGGTGGCTCGGCGTGATCTGA
- the purH gene encoding bifunctional phosphoribosylaminoimidazolecarboxamide formyltransferase/IMP cyclohydrolase — protein sequence MSVDVRPITRALLSVSDKTGLVEFATALAKSGVELVSTGGTRKALADAGLDVKDVSDLTGFPEMMDGRVKTLHPKVHGGILAIRGDAGHQASLAEHAIAPIDLVVVNLYPFEATVARGAGFDDVIENIDIGGPALIRGAAKNHNDVAVVVDTSDYAAVLSEVQLHGGTTLALRKRLAQTAYARTAAYDAAISNWFATQVDAEAPLFRAVGGKLIESLRYGENPHQKAAFYASDERRPGVATARQVQGKQLSFNNINDTDAAFEAVAEFHPARTSAVVIVKHANPCGVAEGASLAEAYAKALACDPVSAFGGIIAVNQTLDAEAAKLMTEIFTEVIVAPDATEEAIALVGAKKNLRLLLTGGLPDVRAAGLNIRTVAGGLLVQSRDNATVDDLELKVVTKREPTAQELSDLRFAFRVAKHVKSNTIIYAKNGATVGIGAGQMSRVDSARIAARKAQDAAEAAGLSEPLTKGSVVASDAFFPFADGLLAAVEAGATAVIQPGGSMRDAEVIAAADAAGLAMVFTGVRHFKH from the coding sequence ATGTCCGTCGATGTCCGTCCCATCACCCGCGCCCTCCTGTCGGTGTCCGACAAGACCGGGCTGGTCGAATTCGCCACGGCGCTCGCCAAGAGCGGGGTGGAACTGGTCTCCACCGGCGGCACCCGCAAGGCGCTGGCCGATGCCGGGCTCGACGTGAAGGACGTCTCCGACCTCACCGGCTTCCCGGAGATGATGGATGGCCGCGTGAAGACCCTGCATCCCAAGGTGCATGGTGGCATTCTCGCCATTCGCGGCGACGCCGGCCATCAGGCTTCGCTCGCCGAGCACGCCATTGCCCCCATCGACCTCGTGGTGGTGAACCTCTACCCCTTCGAGGCCACCGTGGCGCGCGGCGCCGGCTTCGACGACGTGATCGAGAACATCGACATCGGCGGCCCGGCGCTCATCCGTGGCGCCGCCAAGAACCACAATGACGTGGCCGTGGTGGTGGACACGTCCGATTATGCCGCCGTGCTCTCCGAGGTGCAGCTCCATGGCGGCACCACGCTCGCCCTGCGCAAGCGCCTCGCCCAGACCGCCTATGCCCGCACCGCCGCCTATGACGCGGCCATCTCCAACTGGTTCGCGACGCAGGTAGATGCGGAAGCGCCGCTGTTCCGCGCCGTGGGCGGCAAGCTCATCGAGAGCCTGCGCTATGGCGAGAACCCGCACCAGAAGGCGGCCTTCTACGCCTCGGACGAGCGCCGCCCCGGCGTCGCCACCGCCCGCCAGGTGCAGGGCAAGCAGCTCTCCTTCAACAACATCAACGACACCGACGCCGCCTTCGAGGCAGTGGCGGAGTTCCACCCCGCCCGCACCTCGGCGGTGGTGATCGTGAAGCACGCCAATCCCTGCGGCGTGGCGGAAGGCGCGTCGCTGGCCGAGGCCTATGCCAAGGCGCTGGCCTGCGATCCCGTCTCGGCCTTCGGCGGCATCATCGCCGTCAACCAGACGCTGGACGCAGAGGCGGCGAAGCTCATGACCGAGATCTTCACCGAGGTGATCGTCGCCCCCGATGCCACCGAGGAGGCGATCGCCCTCGTGGGGGCCAAGAAGAACCTGCGCCTGCTGCTCACCGGCGGCCTGCCGGACGTGCGCGCGGCGGGCCTCAACATCCGCACGGTGGCCGGTGGCCTCCTCGTGCAGAGCCGCGACAACGCCACGGTGGATGATCTGGAGCTGAAGGTCGTCACCAAGCGCGAGCCCACCGCGCAGGAGCTCTCCGATCTGCGCTTTGCCTTCCGCGTGGCCAAGCACGTGAAGTCCAACACCATCATCTATGCCAAGAATGGCGCGACGGTGGGCATCGGTGCCGGCCAGATGAGCCGCGTGGACTCGGCCCGCATCGCCGCCCGCAAGGCGCAGGATGCGGCCGAGGCGGCGGGCCTCTCCGAGCCGCTGACCAAGGGCTCGGTGGTCGCCTCCGACGCCTTCTTCCCCTTCGCCGACGGCCTTCTGGCGGCGGTGGAGGCGGGCGCCACGGCGGTGATCCAGCCCGGCGGCTCCATGCGCGATGCGGAAGTGATCGCGGCTGCGGATGCTGCGGGCCTCGCCATGGTCTTCACCGGCGTGCGCCACTTCAAGCACTGA
- a CDS encoding heparinase II/III family protein, whose protein sequence is MANTTAGNMPWKAGGGRSRAARRGALMERLRLAAFLTDRLWRLVTARAPGAPLTLAQVVVPVPERLLIAPQDLRTGDATRATEIYAGTFAFAGKVAFLEGKTPFELEPPSREWAQVLHSFSWLRHLRAAGTTIARANARALVGDWMRDAGRARAIAADPEVTAHRVIAWLTQAPFILQDADHEFYRRFMRAIARQVRGLRKAASDAPDGYPRLIVIIALAFAGLCMSEQSRLLRAVQKRLSEELERQILADGGSITRSPGVLIELLLDLLPLRHAFAARNQPAPPALMNAIDRMMPMLRFFRHGDGSFALFHGMGHTAADELATILAYDDARGAPVANAPHSGFQRLDAKGTVVIADTGPPPPIAASMEAHASCLAFEFSSGRNRIIVNCGMSAINREVWRQVARATAAHSTAVVGDTSSCHFLHGTYLTRLAGVPIISGPRDVPVQRGAREGAILLRASHDGYADAFGVIHQRSWRLAADGSRLDGEDQFRAAEGAPSALGRTPFAVRFHLHPQVQVERLDDPSTVLLGLPNGEAWAFVAPGQQVVLEESVFLATSEGPRRTTQLVLLGTLADDPRLVWTLLRTREAQVPRPSGSRGSRG, encoded by the coding sequence ATGGCGAACACGACGGCTGGAAACATGCCGTGGAAGGCAGGTGGGGGGCGGTCCCGCGCCGCCCGTCGGGGCGCGCTGATGGAGCGCCTCCGGCTCGCCGCCTTTCTCACCGACCGCCTCTGGCGGCTCGTGACCGCGCGCGCGCCCGGCGCCCCGCTCACCCTCGCGCAAGTTGTCGTACCGGTTCCCGAGCGGCTGCTGATCGCGCCGCAGGACCTGCGCACCGGGGATGCCACCCGCGCCACCGAAATCTATGCCGGCACCTTCGCCTTCGCCGGCAAGGTGGCCTTCCTGGAAGGCAAGACGCCGTTCGAGCTGGAGCCGCCGTCCCGCGAATGGGCGCAGGTGCTCCACTCCTTCTCCTGGCTGCGCCATCTGCGCGCGGCGGGAACCACCATCGCCCGCGCCAATGCCCGCGCGCTGGTGGGCGACTGGATGCGTGATGCCGGTCGCGCCCGCGCCATCGCTGCCGATCCGGAAGTGACGGCCCACCGGGTCATCGCCTGGCTCACGCAGGCGCCCTTCATCCTTCAGGATGCGGACCACGAATTCTATCGCCGTTTCATGCGCGCCATCGCCCGGCAGGTGCGGGGCCTGCGCAAGGCGGCGAGCGACGCGCCGGATGGCTATCCGCGCCTCATCGTCATCATCGCCCTCGCCTTCGCCGGCCTGTGCATGTCGGAGCAGTCGCGGCTGCTGCGGGCGGTGCAGAAGCGCCTCTCCGAGGAGCTGGAACGGCAGATTCTCGCCGATGGCGGCTCCATTACGCGCAGCCCCGGCGTGCTGATCGAACTGCTGCTGGACCTTCTGCCGCTGCGCCACGCCTTTGCCGCGCGCAACCAGCCCGCCCCGCCGGCGCTGATGAACGCCATCGACCGCATGATGCCCATGCTGCGCTTCTTCCGGCATGGGGATGGCTCGTTCGCCTTGTTTCACGGCATGGGCCATACGGCGGCGGATGAGCTCGCCACCATCCTCGCCTATGACGATGCGCGCGGCGCGCCGGTGGCCAATGCCCCCCATTCCGGCTTCCAGCGACTCGATGCCAAGGGCACGGTCGTGATCGCCGATACCGGCCCGCCCCCGCCGATTGCCGCCTCCATGGAGGCCCACGCCTCCTGCCTTGCCTTCGAGTTCTCCTCGGGCCGCAACCGCATCATCGTGAATTGCGGCATGAGCGCCATCAACCGCGAGGTCTGGCGGCAGGTGGCCCGCGCCACGGCGGCCCATTCGACGGCGGTGGTGGGCGATACCTCCTCCTGCCACTTCCTGCATGGCACGTACCTCACGCGCCTGGCGGGCGTGCCGATCATTTCCGGCCCGCGCGACGTGCCGGTGCAGCGGGGCGCGCGCGAAGGCGCCATCCTGCTGCGGGCAAGCCATGACGGCTATGCCGACGCCTTCGGCGTCATCCACCAGCGCTCCTGGCGGCTGGCGGCGGATGGATCGCGGCTTGATGGCGAGGACCAGTTCCGGGCAGCGGAAGGCGCGCCCTCGGCCCTCGGGCGCACGCCCTTTGCCGTGCGCTTCCATCTCCATCCGCAGGTGCAGGTGGAGCGGCTGGACGATCCCTCCACCGTGCTCCTCGGCCTGCCCAATGGCGAAGCCTGGGCTTTCGTGGCGCCGGGCCAGCAGGTGGTGCTGGAGGAAAGCGTCTTCCTGGCCACCTCCGAGGGGCCGCGCCGCACCACGCAGCTCGTCCTGCTCGGCACGCTGGCGGATGATCCCCGGCTCGTCTGGACGCTCCTGCGCACCCGCGAGGCGCAGGTGCCGCGCCCCAGCGGATCACGGGGCTCGCGCGGCTGA
- the rsmB gene encoding 16S rRNA (cytosine(967)-C(5))-methyltransferase RsmB, which translates to MKAPSRPNRPHGPARGNGPRGPQRPATSAGLPARLLAADALDRILRGNASLEDAFIHDAGLEPRDRALAFRIVATALRRLGTLRAVLTALMERGAPKSAPKVETVLLVGAAQILFMDVPDHAAVGLSVDIARGDNSTAGFAGLINAVLRRLAREREERLAAFATLGLDTPEWLRQRWTKAYGPERAKAITDILSHEPALDITVKSDAAGWAEKLGGEVLPTGTVRVLQAGAVRALPGYEDGEWWVQDAAAALPARLLGDVAGKSVADLCAAPGGKTAQLAAAGAKVTAVDRSGPRLARLSENLARLKLTADVREADAASLKAGPFDAILLDAPCTATGTLRRHPDIAWAKRPSDVATLAAVQAGLIDHALDLLKSGGLLVYATCSLEPEEGEAQVARVLAARNDVERVPLKPEEMEGLAPYITPEGDLRTLPCDLVRGEPERSGLDGFFAARLRKR; encoded by the coding sequence ATGAAAGCACCTTCGCGTCCCAATCGCCCCCATGGTCCCGCGCGCGGCAACGGTCCGCGCGGGCCGCAGCGTCCTGCCACCTCCGCTGGCCTCCCCGCTCGCCTGCTAGCCGCCGATGCGCTGGATCGCATCCTGCGCGGCAATGCCTCGCTGGAAGACGCCTTCATCCATGATGCGGGGCTGGAGCCCCGCGACCGGGCGCTCGCCTTCCGCATTGTCGCGACCGCTCTGCGCCGCCTCGGCACGCTGCGGGCGGTGCTGACCGCGCTGATGGAGCGCGGCGCGCCGAAGTCCGCGCCGAAGGTAGAGACCGTGCTGCTGGTGGGCGCGGCGCAGATCCTGTTCATGGATGTGCCGGACCATGCGGCGGTGGGCCTCAGCGTGGATATCGCGCGCGGCGACAATTCCACGGCGGGCTTCGCCGGCCTCATCAATGCGGTGCTGCGCCGCCTCGCCCGCGAGCGGGAGGAGCGCTTGGCGGCCTTCGCCACTCTCGGCCTCGATACGCCGGAATGGCTGCGCCAGCGCTGGACCAAGGCCTATGGGCCCGAGCGGGCCAAGGCCATCACCGACATTCTTTCCCACGAGCCGGCCCTCGACATCACCGTAAAGTCCGATGCCGCTGGCTGGGCGGAGAAGCTGGGCGGCGAGGTGCTGCCCACGGGCACGGTGCGCGTGCTCCAGGCCGGTGCAGTGCGTGCCTTGCCCGGCTATGAGGACGGCGAATGGTGGGTGCAGGACGCCGCCGCAGCCCTTCCCGCGCGCCTTCTGGGCGATGTGGCGGGCAAGAGCGTCGCGGATCTCTGCGCCGCGCCCGGCGGCAAGACCGCCCAGCTCGCCGCCGCCGGGGCGAAGGTGACGGCGGTGGATCGCTCCGGCCCCCGCCTCGCCCGCCTCTCCGAGAATCTCGCCCGCCTGAAGCTCACCGCCGATGTGCGCGAGGCCGATGCCGCAAGCCTCAAGGCCGGGCCGTTCGACGCCATCCTGCTGGATGCGCCCTGCACCGCCACGGGCACGCTGCGTCGCCACCCCGACATCGCCTGGGCCAAGCGTCCCTCGGACGTGGCGACGCTCGCCGCCGTGCAGGCGGGCCTCATCGACCATGCGCTGGACCTGCTGAAATCCGGCGGCCTCCTCGTCTATGCCACCTGCTCGCTGGAGCCGGAGGAAGGCGAGGCGCAGGTGGCCCGTGTGCTTGCCGCCCGCAATGATGTGGAGCGCGTGCCCCTGAAGCCCGAGGAGATGGAGGGCCTTGCTCCTTACATCACGCCCGAGGGCGACCTGCGTACGCTGCCGTGCGATCTGGTGCGCGGCGAGCCGGAAAGATCGGGCCTCGACGGCTTCTTCGCCGCCCGCTTGAGAAAGCGCTAA